A section of the Paenibacillus yonginensis genome encodes:
- the typA gene encoding translational GTPase TypA has product MQSRDHIRNIAIIAHVDHGKTTLVDKLLQQSGTFRENEAVQERAMDSNDLERERGITILAKNTAINYKDNLINIVDTPGHADFGGEVERIMKMVDGVLLVVDAYEGCMPQTKFVLRKALESNLTPIVVVNKIDRPAARPAEVIDEVLDLFIELEASDEQLEFPVVYASALNGTSSLDPEKQDDNMQALYETIIENIPSPKEKVDEPLQFLVTLMDYNEYLGRIAIGRVNRGIIRSGQAVTVIQRDGSKKSARIEKLFGFQGLRRVDIEEAGAGDIIAIAGIKDINIGETIADPANPEALPVLKIDEPTLQMTFLVNNSPFAGREGKWVTSRKLRERLFKELETDVSLRVDETDSPDAFIVSGRGELHLGILIENMRREGYEVQVSKPEVIIKEIDGKKMEPIERLMIDVPEENMGAVMESLGYRKAEMVNMINNGTGQVRLEFLIPARGLIGYSTHFLTLTRGYGVMNHAFDSYGPLVTGQVGGRHEGVLVSSENGVSTLYGILSIEDRGILFVEPGAEIYEGMIVGEHTRDNDIVVNICKEKQLTNVRSATKDDTVKMKTPRLLSLEQALEYLNDDEYCEITPKSVRLRKKILNKSERERAEKHRKMANANQ; this is encoded by the coding sequence ATGCAATCAAGAGATCACATTCGCAACATTGCGATTATTGCCCACGTAGACCATGGCAAAACCACGCTGGTTGACAAACTGCTCCAGCAATCCGGCACATTCCGGGAGAACGAGGCCGTTCAGGAGCGCGCCATGGACTCCAACGATTTGGAACGGGAACGCGGAATCACGATTCTGGCTAAAAATACAGCTATCAATTACAAAGATAACCTGATCAACATTGTAGATACACCGGGACACGCCGACTTCGGCGGCGAGGTCGAACGGATTATGAAGATGGTTGACGGCGTTCTGCTCGTCGTTGACGCTTATGAAGGCTGCATGCCGCAGACGAAATTCGTTTTGCGCAAAGCACTGGAATCCAACCTGACTCCGATTGTGGTTGTGAACAAAATTGACCGTCCGGCAGCCCGTCCTGCCGAAGTAATTGACGAAGTGCTTGACCTGTTCATCGAACTTGAAGCTTCGGACGAGCAGCTGGAATTCCCTGTTGTTTATGCTTCCGCGCTTAACGGTACGTCGAGCCTTGATCCTGAGAAACAGGACGACAACATGCAGGCGCTGTACGAAACCATCATCGAAAATATCCCGTCTCCAAAAGAGAAGGTAGACGAGCCGCTGCAGTTCCTCGTTACCTTGATGGATTATAATGAATATTTGGGCCGTATTGCCATCGGCCGGGTAAACCGCGGCATCATCCGCTCCGGACAAGCGGTTACGGTTATTCAGCGCGACGGCAGCAAGAAATCCGCCCGCATCGAGAAACTTTTTGGTTTCCAAGGCCTTCGCCGTGTGGATATTGAAGAAGCGGGTGCCGGCGACATCATCGCTATCGCCGGCATCAAGGACATCAACATTGGAGAAACGATCGCTGATCCGGCCAACCCTGAAGCACTGCCGGTTCTGAAGATTGACGAGCCTACCCTGCAAATGACGTTCCTTGTCAACAACAGTCCTTTTGCAGGACGTGAAGGCAAATGGGTCACTTCCCGCAAGCTGCGTGAACGTCTGTTTAAGGAGCTCGAAACCGACGTCAGCCTTCGCGTTGACGAAACCGACAGCCCGGATGCCTTTATCGTTTCCGGCCGCGGCGAGCTGCATCTCGGCATTCTGATCGAAAATATGCGCCGCGAAGGTTATGAAGTTCAGGTATCCAAACCTGAAGTTATCATCAAGGAAATTGACGGCAAAAAAATGGAGCCGATCGAACGTCTGATGATCGATGTTCCTGAAGAAAACATGGGCGCCGTTATGGAGAGCCTGGGTTACCGCAAAGCCGAAATGGTGAACATGATCAACAACGGCACTGGCCAGGTCCGCCTGGAATTCCTGATTCCGGCACGCGGTTTGATCGGCTACAGCACACACTTCCTGACGTTGACCCGCGGTTACGGGGTTATGAACCACGCGTTCGACAGCTATGGACCGCTTGTAACCGGTCAGGTTGGCGGCCGTCATGAAGGTGTTCTGGTGTCCAGCGAAAACGGCGTATCGACGCTTTACGGCATCTTGTCCATCGAAGACCGCGGTATCCTGTTCGTAGAACCGGGCGCCGAAATTTATGAAGGCATGATCGTTGGCGAGCATACCCGCGATAACGACATCGTGGTTAATATCTGCAAAGAGAAGCAATTAACCAACGTTCGTTCGGCTACCAAAGACGACACCGTCAAAATGAAAACCCCTCGTTTGCTTTCTCTGGAGCAAGCGCTGGAGTATCTGAATGACGACGAATATTGCGAAATTACGCCAAAATCCGTTCGCCTGCGCAAGAAAATTTTGAACAAAAGCGAACGCGAACGTGCTGAAAAACATCGCAAAATGGCAAACGCTAATCAATAA
- a CDS encoding ketopantoate reductase family protein has protein sequence MNIDIIGAGAIGLLLAGGLGAAGHNVYLWTRTEEQARQINGQGLVLESQGELRRVTGPGIRAAALSSGFSERAGAAEWVLLAVKQRHLTSALLESLAPLKESRVPVLCLQNGMGHLDLLSRYLNQDQLYAAITTEGAKKLSANHVIRSMPGETRLGIPFEAERGRLEAFAVLLDQAGFSALMAKDIEREMFRKLLINAAINPLTAIWRIPNGELLASEERKAVLNKLIDEALEVLKRSGIPYDADIREQIMGICRATSGNISSMLADVQRGEETEVDFINGYLAQLASKAGMEAPTHELVWRLIRGLSNP, from the coding sequence TTGAACATCGATATTATTGGGGCTGGCGCTATTGGCCTGCTGTTAGCAGGCGGGCTGGGGGCCGCAGGCCATAACGTATATCTTTGGACGAGAACGGAAGAACAGGCCCGGCAGATCAACGGACAGGGGCTTGTGCTGGAAAGTCAGGGCGAGCTTCGAAGGGTAACCGGCCCGGGAATCCGGGCGGCGGCTTTGTCCAGCGGCTTCTCGGAGAGAGCAGGAGCAGCGGAATGGGTCCTGCTGGCCGTCAAACAGCGCCATTTGACTTCTGCTCTGCTCGAATCGCTTGCTCCCTTGAAGGAATCCCGCGTTCCAGTTCTTTGTCTGCAAAACGGAATGGGGCATCTGGACCTTCTTTCCCGCTATTTGAACCAGGATCAGCTGTATGCGGCCATCACTACAGAAGGGGCAAAAAAGCTTTCAGCCAACCATGTGATCCGTTCGATGCCCGGAGAAACCCGGCTGGGCATCCCCTTTGAGGCCGAGAGGGGCCGGCTTGAGGCGTTTGCCGTTCTTCTGGATCAGGCAGGATTTAGCGCGTTAATGGCGAAAGATATCGAAAGAGAGATGTTCAGGAAACTTCTGATCAATGCGGCTATTAATCCTCTTACTGCTATTTGGCGTATTCCGAATGGGGAGCTGCTGGCCAGCGAAGAACGAAAGGCCGTCCTGAACAAATTGATCGATGAGGCCCTTGAAGTGCTGAAGCGGTCCGGAATTCCTTATGATGCCGATATCAGAGAGCAGATCATGGGGATCTGCCGGGCAACTTCAGGCAATATTTCCTCTATGCTGGCTGATGTCCAGCGGGGAGAAGAGACGGAAGTGGATTTTATCAACGGGTATTTGGCCCAGTTGGCCTCCAAAGCAGGTATGGAAGCTCCTACGCATGAATTGGTATGGCGGTTAATCAGAGGATTAAGCAATCCGTAA
- a CDS encoding PhoH family protein, with translation MKKIFVLDTNVLLHDPNAIFAFEENEVVIPAVVLEEIDSKKRNADEIGRNARGVSRRLDSLRELGHLHDGVNLHSGGKLRVELNHRSFVRVQEMFGEITNDNRILAVALNYLMEQNDLPETDKRSVVLVSKDVLVRIKADVLGLTAQDYLTDRTADPDELYTGYSTLMVHPSVIDQFYTYRYLAIKPLNLNYPLYPHEFVILKDEMGTGKSALLKVNSEGTRLEPLFLSNDPVWGIGARNAQQRMALELLLNDEIPLVTITGKAGTGKTLLALAAGLLKVEDEHRFKKLLIARPVVPMGKDIGYLPGEKDEKLRPWMQPIYDNLEYLFDTKKAGDIDKILMGLGSIQVEALTYIRGRSIPSQYIIVDEAQNLSRHEVKTIVSRVGEGSKIILMGDPGQIDHPYLDAASNGLSYVVDRFKHQNISGHITLEKGERSKLAQLAADLL, from the coding sequence ATGAAAAAAATATTTGTACTGGACACGAATGTGCTGCTGCACGATCCCAATGCGATTTTTGCTTTTGAGGAAAATGAAGTTGTCATTCCGGCGGTAGTGCTTGAAGAAATCGACTCCAAAAAAAGAAACGCCGATGAAATCGGCCGCAATGCCCGAGGGGTCTCCCGGCGACTGGACAGCTTGCGGGAGCTTGGACATCTGCATGACGGCGTCAACCTGCACAGCGGAGGCAAGCTGAGGGTCGAGCTCAATCATCGAAGTTTTGTGAGGGTCCAGGAAATGTTTGGCGAAATCACAAACGACAATCGCATTTTGGCCGTCGCGTTAAATTATCTCATGGAGCAAAATGACCTCCCCGAAACCGATAAACGTTCGGTTGTTCTGGTCAGCAAAGACGTGCTGGTCCGCATCAAAGCGGATGTGCTCGGCTTAACGGCCCAGGACTATTTGACAGACCGTACGGCGGACCCGGATGAGCTGTATACCGGATATTCCACGCTGATGGTTCATCCATCCGTAATTGATCAGTTCTACACCTACCGTTATCTGGCCATCAAACCGCTGAACTTGAATTATCCGCTTTATCCGCATGAATTTGTGATCCTGAAAGACGAGATGGGCACAGGGAAATCCGCCCTGCTCAAAGTCAACAGCGAAGGCACACGCCTGGAGCCGTTATTTTTAAGCAATGATCCGGTATGGGGAATCGGAGCCCGCAACGCACAGCAGAGAATGGCGCTGGAGCTGCTGCTGAATGACGAAATCCCGCTTGTCACCATAACGGGTAAAGCCGGAACAGGCAAAACGCTGCTGGCTTTGGCCGCCGGATTGCTGAAGGTGGAAGACGAGCACCGGTTTAAAAAGCTGCTGATTGCCCGGCCCGTTGTTCCGATGGGGAAAGATATCGGTTATTTGCCGGGAGAAAAGGATGAGAAGCTGCGTCCCTGGATGCAGCCGATTTATGATAATCTGGAATATTTGTTTGATACTAAAAAAGCCGGCGATATTGATAAAATTTTGATGGGACTCGGCAGCATTCAGGTCGAAGCCCTGACTTATATCCGCGGGCGTTCCATTCCGTCCCAGTATATTATCGTGGATGAGGCGCAAAATCTTTCACGCCATGAAGTCAAAACGATTGTTTCGCGTGTCGGCGAAGGCAGTAAAATTATTTTGATGGGCGATCCCGGTCAGATTGACCATCCCTATCTGGATGCTGCAAGCAATGGACTATCTTATGTGGTGGACCGTTTTAAACATCAGAATATCAGCGGACATATTACCCTTGAAAAAGGGGAGCGCTCCAAGCTGGCACAGCTTGCCGCAGATCTGCTGTAA
- a CDS encoding RsfA family transcriptional regulator produces the protein MTAVRQDAWSAEDDLILAEVTLRHIREGSTQLTAFEEVGERIGRTAAACGFRWNSCVRKRYESAIQVAKAQRQKRNYLKKQPHSPGNVAIAGLAAPETEENLYKNENFSEESLSIDAVIRFLKNWKGSLQDNGRQLRMLEKQLQEKEQELAMLREENERLSHQVNEVQTDYRVVNDDYKALIQIMDRARRLAFLNEEEEEKSKFKMDANGNLERME, from the coding sequence ATGACAGCAGTGAGACAAGACGCATGGAGTGCCGAAGATGATTTGATTTTGGCGGAGGTGACACTTCGCCATATTCGTGAGGGCAGCACCCAATTAACCGCCTTTGAAGAAGTAGGGGAGCGGATCGGAAGAACCGCCGCCGCATGCGGGTTTAGATGGAACAGCTGCGTTCGCAAAAGATACGAATCTGCCATCCAGGTGGCCAAGGCTCAGCGCCAGAAACGCAATTATTTGAAGAAGCAGCCTCATTCCCCGGGAAATGTGGCGATTGCAGGCCTGGCTGCGCCTGAGACAGAAGAAAACTTGTATAAAAACGAGAACTTTAGTGAAGAAAGCCTTTCCATTGATGCGGTTATCCGTTTTCTGAAAAATTGGAAGGGTTCCTTGCAGGACAATGGTCGTCAGCTCCGAATGTTGGAGAAGCAGCTTCAGGAGAAAGAACAAGAGCTCGCCATGCTGAGAGAGGAAAATGAACGCCTCTCGCACCAGGTCAATGAAGTCCAAACCGACTATAGAGTGGTTAATGACGATTATAAAGCTCTGATTCAAATTATGGATCGGGCGCGCAGGCTGGCTTTCCTGAATGAGGAAGAAGAAGAAAAGTCCAAGTTCAAAATGGATGCGAACGGAAATCTGGAGCGTATGGAGTAG
- a CDS encoding TerC family protein, translating into MDWLSASFFLTLINIIFIDLILAGDNAIVVGMAAKRLPGSIQKKAIFYGTGGAVVLRILATLVVVWLLKIPWLLAVGGVLLIYIAYKVLADDDKEEHVEAKDSLWAAVRTIIIADAAMGLDNVIAVAGASNQHTVLVIIGLMISVPIVVWGSTIFIKLLTLFPWIAYLGAGVLAYTASHMITEEPKLAPFLEDKPVLKYGFIFVVVLAVLYAGYMAKRRSRGQKKAKRESHPATR; encoded by the coding sequence ATGGACTGGTTGAGCGCGAGTTTTTTTCTCACTCTTATTAACATTATTTTCATTGACTTAATTCTTGCCGGCGATAACGCCATTGTGGTGGGGATGGCTGCCAAACGGCTGCCGGGCTCCATTCAGAAAAAAGCGATTTTCTACGGAACCGGCGGCGCCGTAGTGCTGCGCATTCTGGCCACCCTTGTGGTCGTATGGCTGCTGAAGATCCCTTGGCTGCTGGCTGTTGGCGGAGTCCTGCTGATCTATATCGCTTATAAAGTGCTGGCAGATGATGACAAGGAAGAACACGTAGAAGCCAAGGACTCCTTGTGGGCTGCTGTCAGAACCATTATTATCGCCGATGCCGCTATGGGGCTGGATAATGTTATCGCCGTAGCCGGCGCATCCAACCAACATACGGTGCTGGTTATTATCGGACTGATGATCAGCGTGCCGATCGTCGTGTGGGGAAGCACCATCTTTATCAAGCTGCTTACGTTATTTCCATGGATCGCTTATTTAGGAGCCGGGGTGCTTGCTTATACCGCTTCTCACATGATCACAGAGGAGCCCAAACTCGCCCCTTTCCTTGAGGACAAGCCCGTGCTGAAATACGGATTCATCTTTGTAGTGGTCCTGGCCGTTCTATATGCCGGTTATATGGCCAAACGCCGCAGCCGCGGGCAGAAGAAAGCAAAACGTGAATCACATCCGGCGACGCGGTAG
- a CDS encoding TerC family protein — protein sequence MESILLLLQILMINLVLSGDNAVVIAMASKNLPLSQRKKAVWWGAVGAVILRCLLTWVALVLLKIPFIQACGGILLAYIAFKLLTQQEDETRVESAATLWKSVQTILFADFIMSLDNVLAIAALAQGDIAILVIGIAIGIPIVVWGSNLIADLLHRFPVLVYAGAGILAYTAGKMLLHDPKLGGLLNGFIPQAAYWLPWALSAAIIIIGLFKQKYFRGA from the coding sequence GTGGAATCCATACTGCTGCTGCTGCAAATTCTGATGATCAATCTGGTGCTGAGCGGAGATAATGCCGTCGTCATCGCCATGGCCAGTAAAAATCTGCCCTTATCGCAACGGAAAAAAGCCGTTTGGTGGGGGGCCGTAGGGGCCGTAATTTTGCGTTGTCTGCTGACTTGGGTGGCGCTGGTGCTGCTGAAGATTCCTTTTATCCAAGCCTGCGGCGGAATCCTGCTCGCTTATATTGCCTTTAAGCTTCTCACCCAGCAGGAGGATGAGACACGTGTTGAAAGTGCGGCAACCCTTTGGAAATCGGTTCAGACGATCCTGTTCGCAGATTTTATTATGAGCCTTGATAATGTGCTGGCTATAGCCGCACTGGCGCAAGGGGATATCGCTATTCTGGTGATCGGCATCGCCATTGGCATCCCGATTGTGGTCTGGGGCAGCAATCTTATAGCCGACCTGCTGCACCGCTTCCCGGTGCTCGTGTATGCAGGCGCAGGCATTCTTGCTTATACCGCTGGAAAAATGCTCCTGCACGATCCGAAGCTTGGCGGCCTGCTTAATGGTTTCATTCCACAAGCAGCTTACTGGCTGCCTTGGGCGCTTAGCGCGGCCATCATTATCATCGGCTTATTCAAGCAAAAATATTTCCGCGGCGCTTAA
- a CDS encoding YhcN/YlaJ family sporulation lipoprotein — translation MRSWTCILAAAVAFAALSGCGSHKGANQAEQTRNQTQRMESTGQLNGQQHNQRIRQQTNTGTAANNGNGNQTGQLAADAHLEQLASRVPGVKSAHVVMLGNTAVIGIDVDGKLDRSRVGTIKYSVAEAVHKDPRGANAIVTADADVSHRLAEIGASIREGRPIEGMANEMADLVGRLVPQLPSDVQENEDNQQISPSAGPVKGQNVQNPAQRRQETPAQRPHQQMIR, via the coding sequence ATGCGAAGCTGGACATGTATACTGGCAGCAGCCGTTGCTTTTGCGGCTCTGTCCGGATGCGGATCTCATAAAGGCGCCAATCAGGCGGAACAAACCAGAAATCAAACACAAAGAATGGAAAGCACGGGGCAACTGAACGGGCAGCAGCATAATCAGCGTATCCGCCAGCAGACTAATACCGGCACGGCGGCCAATAACGGGAATGGGAATCAAACCGGTCAATTGGCGGCTGATGCTCATTTGGAGCAGCTGGCTTCCCGCGTTCCCGGAGTTAAAAGCGCTCACGTAGTCATGCTCGGCAATACGGCGGTCATCGGCATTGACGTAGACGGCAAACTGGATCGTTCCCGGGTAGGCACCATTAAATATTCCGTGGCAGAGGCTGTCCATAAGGACCCGCGCGGCGCTAACGCTATCGTGACCGCGGATGCCGATGTGTCCCATCGGTTGGCGGAAATCGGCGCAAGCATCCGCGAGGGCAGACCGATTGAAGGCATGGCTAATGAGATGGCCGATCTCGTGGGACGGCTTGTTCCGCAGCTGCCTTCCGATGTTCAGGAAAATGAGGACAATCAGCAGATTTCACCTTCAGCGGGCCCTGTTAAAGGGCAAAATGTACAGAATCCGGCACAACGCCGTCAGGAGACTCCTGCACAGCGGCCCCATCAACAGATGATCCGCTAA
- the thiI gene encoding tRNA uracil 4-sulfurtransferase ThiI, with product MNGDMLMLRLGEIMMKGRNRSRFENAVLAHVKRLLRAFPKANITKDYGRIYIDLGGESADELLKPLGRVFGITAIIPVVVCEPELKQIQEKAQAFIGSLSIKKDTAFKVSGRRVWKAFPHSSHDLNRIVSEPLLDEFPFLKVDVKNPELELRVEVRQDRALLYCQVFPGAGGFPLGTNGKAMLLLSGGIDSPVAGWSAMRRGLEVECVHFHSYPFTSRKAEEKVIELAKVLSQYSGRVKMHLVPFTDIQTSLAGAGQDNLMITLMRRAMLRIATKLAEQREALALVTGDSLGQVASQTLGSMNVIGRVTDLPLLRPLVMMDKQEIIDLSQRIGTYELSILPYEDCCTLFVPKSPATKPNLRVVENVERSLEGLEAMLEKAVQNTVTLTLTPDSQIRYEGDQLTGLPNQPRHELEKPAQEQVIREDWF from the coding sequence ATGAATGGCGATATGTTAATGCTGAGACTTGGGGAAATCATGATGAAAGGTCGCAACCGGTCGAGATTCGAGAATGCCGTTCTGGCCCATGTTAAACGGCTGCTTAGAGCTTTCCCCAAAGCGAACATCACCAAGGATTATGGCCGGATTTATATTGATCTGGGCGGAGAATCTGCCGACGAGCTGCTGAAGCCGCTTGGCAGAGTGTTTGGCATTACGGCGATCATCCCCGTGGTGGTCTGTGAACCGGAATTGAAGCAGATTCAGGAAAAAGCGCAGGCCTTTATCGGCAGCCTGTCGATCAAAAAGGATACGGCCTTTAAGGTTAGCGGCCGGAGGGTATGGAAAGCTTTTCCTCATTCCTCGCACGATCTCAATAGAATCGTCAGCGAACCTTTGCTGGATGAATTTCCTTTCTTGAAGGTGGATGTCAAGAATCCGGAGCTGGAGCTGCGTGTGGAAGTACGTCAAGACCGCGCCCTGCTCTACTGTCAGGTCTTTCCTGGTGCCGGGGGATTCCCGCTTGGCACTAATGGCAAGGCGATGCTGCTGCTTTCAGGCGGCATAGACAGTCCGGTTGCGGGCTGGTCGGCGATGCGCCGCGGACTTGAAGTGGAATGCGTTCATTTTCACAGTTACCCTTTCACAAGCCGCAAGGCGGAAGAGAAGGTCATTGAGCTGGCGAAGGTGCTGTCGCAGTATTCGGGACGGGTCAAAATGCACCTTGTTCCTTTTACGGATATCCAGACCTCTTTGGCAGGCGCCGGACAGGATAACCTGATGATCACGCTTATGCGCAGGGCTATGCTGAGAATTGCCACCAAATTGGCGGAACAGCGCGAAGCGCTGGCCCTGGTAACTGGAGACAGTCTGGGACAAGTGGCAAGTCAGACGCTGGGAAGCATGAATGTGATTGGCCGGGTCACGGACCTGCCGCTGCTTCGTCCTTTGGTTATGATGGACAAGCAGGAGATCATTGATTTGTCGCAGCGAATCGGCACTTATGAATTGTCCATTCTGCCGTATGAAGATTGCTGCACGTTGTTTGTTCCGAAATCCCCGGCTACCAAACCCAATCTTCGGGTGGTCGAGAACGTCGAGCGAAGCCTGGAAGGATTGGAGGCTATGCTGGAGAAGGCGGTTCAGAACACGGTAACCCTGACGTTGACGCCGGATAGTCAAATCCGTTATGAAGGGGATCAGCTGACCGGCTTGCCTAATCAGCCCCGTCACGAGCTGGAGAAGCCGGCGCAGGAGCAGGTTATTCGCGAAGACTGGTTTTAA
- a CDS encoding LCP family protein — MSPSDHGSLPPRQHSQRKGSEPAKGAPVRQGKKKKKAGPVKRFFRVVLILIVILVIGAGGYAAYLAYNVNQTINQAGTDKPVAAGQEANVKPLTMLLLGTDYRPETGTHLSDVIMVIAMNPKTKSATVVSLPRDTRFSMDGYKTNKINAFYPNFLAAEKKTGNSAEEEMKTMMGKFFDLDIDYVTVLNFQGFRDVVDALKGVDVNVDKDMCYRDKADGTDINLKKGQQHLDGKQALDFVRYRKSNCSPRTDASDDFDRNRRQNEVLHALIDQAKSLNGVLGAGKAIESVGDNMTTDLEQGQIKNMIAAYWNISKENVHFMPITGDWKSPYVYLHDDELEAAKQALKDELAGKTVQTSQDAQDGPSATHSGN; from the coding sequence ATGAGTCCATCCGATCATGGAAGTCTTCCTCCTAGGCAGCACAGCCAGCGAAAGGGCAGTGAACCTGCTAAGGGAGCCCCGGTGAGGCAGGGGAAAAAGAAGAAAAAAGCGGGACCTGTCAAACGTTTCTTTCGGGTTGTGCTGATTCTAATTGTCATTCTTGTTATAGGCGCAGGCGGATATGCCGCATACCTGGCTTACAACGTCAATCAAACCATTAATCAGGCAGGTACGGACAAGCCGGTGGCAGCCGGACAGGAGGCCAATGTTAAACCTCTCACAATGCTGCTGCTTGGAACGGATTACCGGCCTGAAACCGGCACTCATCTTAGTGATGTTATTATGGTTATTGCCATGAATCCAAAGACCAAATCGGCGACCGTTGTTTCGCTTCCGCGCGATACCCGGTTCTCGATGGATGGTTACAAAACGAACAAAATCAACGCTTTTTATCCTAACTTCCTGGCGGCCGAGAAGAAGACGGGCAACTCAGCCGAAGAAGAGATGAAGACGATGATGGGGAAATTTTTTGACCTCGACATTGATTATGTGACCGTGCTTAACTTTCAGGGCTTCCGGGATGTGGTGGATGCGCTGAAGGGTGTAGATGTGAATGTGGATAAAGACATGTGCTACAGAGACAAGGCCGACGGCACAGATATTAATTTGAAAAAAGGGCAGCAGCATCTGGACGGCAAACAGGCATTGGATTTTGTACGTTACCGTAAATCCAATTGTTCGCCAAGAACGGATGCTTCCGACGATTTTGACCGCAACCGCCGCCAGAACGAAGTGCTGCACGCGCTGATCGACCAGGCCAAATCGCTGAACGGCGTTCTTGGCGCAGGTAAAGCGATTGAATCCGTCGGCGACAACATGACTACCGACCTGGAGCAAGGCCAGATCAAAAATATGATCGCCGCCTACTGGAATATCTCCAAAGAAAATGTTCATTTCATGCCGATTACAGGTGATTGGAAATCCCCGTATGTCTATCTGCACGATGATGAGCTTGAAGCAGCCAAACAGGCGTTGAAGGATGAACTGGCCGGCAAAACCGTTCAGACCTCTCAGGATGCTCAGGACGGTCCTTCTGCAACCCATTCAGGCAATTAA
- a CDS encoding ABC transporter substrate-binding protein gives MKRKNHWVLFAILLLALISLSPGEDRAYVQNEDPGFLESPPPPNREVEEAPGHIRVAVQLEPEAFKLLEDRTRIFMDSYHVSVDLVNEYGKDVYDLFRGDLALHDAPDVLLVDNAWIREFAVKGYLLPVDNYYSGAAAGNSLSTLQSFSEWNGYLWAIPKDMDPYVLVYNPETINKLGMNRLPETQAEWDKLYKAVKERGEPKTLKLLSADLEDPQAVLALLHRFGANLSLKTGAPSAVLSEEDRAAIRLIESVRPGLSDLKEKGAGEGLEQVAKGQTVLALVPYSEFVAHPERGLHAETPGGGTEASNRITLLGHSFVVTAETIDTETAGRWITAMTEAAEQKLWYEKTGSLPALKSLYDATEENRISPWLEAAGDKNILWSLPVGENTQAVISLVSEHAVPFLRGQTTGDAFMNQLASDLKPNR, from the coding sequence GTGAAGCGTAAAAACCACTGGGTGCTTTTTGCCATTCTATTGCTCGCCTTAATCAGTTTATCTCCGGGGGAAGACCGGGCTTACGTTCAGAATGAGGATCCGGGATTTCTCGAAAGTCCGCCGCCGCCAAACCGGGAGGTCGAGGAAGCGCCGGGACATATTCGGGTAGCGGTTCAATTGGAACCGGAGGCCTTTAAGCTCCTTGAGGACAGAACCCGGATTTTTATGGACAGCTATCATGTGAGCGTCGATCTGGTCAATGAATACGGAAAAGATGTCTATGACCTGTTCCGCGGAGACCTGGCGCTCCATGATGCCCCGGATGTCCTGCTGGTGGATAATGCCTGGATCCGGGAGTTCGCTGTCAAAGGATATCTGCTGCCTGTAGACAACTATTATTCGGGCGCAGCTGCCGGGAATTCCTTGAGCACGCTTCAGTCGTTCAGCGAATGGAACGGTTATCTTTGGGCGATTCCGAAGGATATGGATCCTTATGTTCTGGTGTATAATCCCGAGACGATCAATAAGCTTGGCATGAACAGGCTTCCTGAAACGCAGGCAGAGTGGGACAAGCTGTATAAAGCGGTTAAGGAACGGGGGGAGCCCAAGACCTTGAAGCTGTTATCCGCTGATTTGGAGGATCCGCAGGCGGTACTCGCCTTGCTTCATCGTTTCGGGGCTAACCTGAGCCTAAAAACCGGCGCGCCGTCAGCCGTTCTTTCAGAAGAGGACAGGGCTGCTATCCGTCTGATCGAGTCCGTTCGTCCAGGTCTGTCCGATTTGAAAGAGAAGGGCGCAGGAGAAGGGCTGGAGCAGGTCGCGAAAGGGCAGACAGTGCTGGCCCTGGTTCCTTATTCAGAGTTTGTTGCTCATCCTGAGAGGGGACTTCATGCGGAGACACCGGGAGGGGGGACGGAGGCTTCAAACCGGATCACCCTGCTTGGACACAGCTTTGTTGTCACCGCTGAAACGATTGACACGGAAACTGCCGGACGCTGGATCACGGCGATGACCGAAGCGGCGGAGCAGAAGCTCTGGTATGAGAAGACAGGCAGTCTTCCAGCCTTGAAATCCTTATACGATGCCACTGAAGAGAACAGGATTTCACCATGGCTTGAGGCCGCCGGGGACAAAAATATATTGTGGTCTTTGCCGGTAGGAGAAAATACGCAAGCGGTGATCTCGCTGGTGTCAGAGCATGCCGTGCCGTTTCTGCGAGGACAAACGACAGGAGATGCCTTCATGAATCAGCTGGCTTCCGATCTGAAACCGAATCGGTAA